A part of Bosea sp. (in: a-proteobacteria) genomic DNA contains:
- a CDS encoding site-specific tyrosine recombinase XerD → MSGRDRAAIGQFLDMMAAERGAARATLAAYEADLADYAAFVRSCGGLLGADAGAVRDFMAALGARGLKASSAARRLSAVRQFNRFLYAEGHRSDDPTAAVAGPRRLRPLPKTLGVAEVDRLLGLVREPLDRPEAGFGEKARAARMSCLLELLYATGLRVSELISLPVMAAKTREDFLIVRGKGARERLVPLTARAKDAARLHLEHRARSAAAASPHLFPADSESGHLTRQAFARELKAAAAAAGLRSDLVSPHVLRHAFASHLLQNGADLRIVQELLGHADIATTQIYTHVLDERLKAMVRDLHPLGSEPDREG, encoded by the coding sequence ATGAGCGGCCGCGACAGGGCTGCCATCGGCCAGTTCCTCGACATGATGGCGGCCGAGCGGGGCGCCGCCCGCGCGACGCTGGCGGCCTATGAAGCGGATCTGGCCGACTACGCGGCCTTCGTGCGCAGCTGCGGCGGGCTCCTGGGGGCCGATGCCGGGGCCGTGCGCGACTTCATGGCCGCGCTGGGCGCGCGCGGGCTGAAGGCGTCATCGGCGGCGCGCCGGCTGTCGGCCGTGCGCCAGTTCAACCGGTTCCTCTATGCCGAGGGCCATCGCTCCGATGATCCGACTGCGGCGGTGGCAGGCCCGCGTCGGCTGCGGCCCTTGCCGAAGACACTCGGCGTCGCGGAGGTCGACCGGCTGCTGGGCCTGGTGCGCGAGCCGCTCGACAGACCCGAGGCCGGCTTCGGGGAGAAGGCGCGCGCGGCCCGGATGAGCTGCCTGCTGGAGCTGCTTTACGCCACGGGGCTGCGCGTGTCGGAGCTGATCAGCCTGCCGGTGATGGCGGCCAAGACGCGCGAGGATTTCCTGATTGTCAGGGGCAAGGGGGCCAGGGAGCGCCTCGTGCCGCTGACGGCCAGGGCGAAGGATGCGGCTCGGCTGCATCTGGAGCACAGGGCAAGGAGCGCCGCCGCCGCATCGCCGCATCTGTTTCCGGCCGACAGCGAGAGCGGCCACCTGACCCGGCAGGCCTTCGCGCGCGAGCTCAAGGCTGCGGCGGCCGCCGCCGGCCTGCGGTCCGATCTGGTGAGCCCGCATGTGCTGCGCCACGCCTTCGCCAGCCATCTGCTGCAGAATGGCGCGGATCTGCGCATCGTGCAGGAACTGCTCGGCCATGCGGACATCGCCACGACGCAGATCTACACACACGTGCTCGACGAGCGGCTGAAGGCGATGGTGCGAGACCTGCATCCGCTGGGCTCGGAGCCGGATCGCGAAGGCTGA
- a CDS encoding histidine kinase — protein MPTLFRFLGLLAVIGALGLGAMVALATLVQPEGREMTVTIPPSRFVK, from the coding sequence GTGCCCACGCTGTTCCGATTCCTGGGGTTGCTGGCCGTGATCGGCGCGCTGGGCCTTGGCGCGATGGTGGCGCTCGCCACGCTGGTGCAGCCCGAGGGGCGCGAGATGACGGTGACGATCCCGCCCTCGCGTTTCGTGAAATGA
- a CDS encoding shikimate kinase, with protein sequence MGEDLAGAAAQAAQDVDNRSLRGRLGARSIVLVGMMGSGKSTIGMRLASRCGLRFVDADSEIERAAGMSIPDIFAARGEAEFRAGERRVIARVLGHGPQVLATGGGAFMAAETRERIAERGISIWLRADPETLLRRVRKRSNRPLLQTADPEATLRALLAEREPIYALADIAVHSREEPHELVVEAVIEALDAYLTGRP encoded by the coding sequence ATGGGCGAGGATCTGGCCGGAGCGGCCGCACAAGCGGCGCAGGACGTGGACAACCGGTCGCTGCGCGGGCGTCTCGGGGCGCGTTCGATCGTGCTTGTGGGCATGATGGGCTCGGGCAAGAGCACCATCGGCATGCGTCTCGCCTCCCGCTGCGGCCTGCGCTTCGTCGACGCCGACAGCGAGATCGAGCGGGCGGCCGGCATGTCCATCCCCGACATCTTCGCGGCGCGCGGCGAGGCCGAGTTCCGCGCCGGCGAACGCCGCGTCATCGCCCGCGTGCTCGGCCACGGGCCGCAGGTGCTGGCCACGGGCGGCGGCGCCTTCATGGCTGCCGAAACACGCGAGCGCATCGCCGAGCGCGGCATCTCGATCTGGCTCCGCGCCGACCCAGAAACCCTGCTCAGGCGCGTGCGCAAGCGCTCGAACCGCCCCCTCCTGCAAACCGCAGACCCCGAGGCGACGCTGCGCGCCCTCCTCGCCGAGCGCGAGCCGATCTATGCCCTCGCCGACATCGCCGTGCACTCGCGCGAGGAGCCGCACGAGCTCGTCGTCGAGGCCGTGATCGAAGCGCTCGACGCCTACCTCACGGGTCGCCCATGA
- a CDS encoding YihY/virulence factor BrkB family protein: MAMLRPFRLLAKAFDRFIAHDGWAIASHIALSVLMSLFPFLILVTALAGLFGSENLANEAANLILEAWPREVAVPIAGEIRNVLTAVRGDALLIGAVLSLYFASSGVEALRVGLNRAYEAYEWRAWWLTRIESIGYVIAAALCMIAFAFLIVLFPLGWRGLLRWAPALAPLSGVVGFSRIALASLIIMSALAIAHRLLPAGRMSWPALWPGISFTLAFWLFGGLIFGAYLDSFAGAYVTTYAGLATAMIALVFLYVLSAIFLLGAELNGAIEDEMKPRPPLRESLSTF, translated from the coding sequence ATGGCCATGCTGCGTCCCTTCCGCCTGCTGGCCAAGGCCTTCGACCGTTTCATCGCCCATGATGGCTGGGCCATCGCCAGCCACATCGCCCTTTCGGTGCTGATGTCGCTGTTCCCCTTCCTCATCCTGGTGACGGCGCTGGCCGGCCTGTTCGGCTCGGAGAACCTCGCCAACGAGGCGGCGAACCTGATCCTCGAGGCCTGGCCGCGCGAGGTGGCCGTGCCGATCGCCGGCGAGATCCGCAACGTGCTCACGGCCGTGCGCGGCGATGCGCTGCTCATCGGCGCGGTGCTGTCGCTCTATTTCGCCTCCTCGGGCGTGGAGGCGCTCCGCGTCGGGCTCAACCGAGCCTACGAGGCCTACGAGTGGCGCGCCTGGTGGCTGACGCGGATCGAGTCGATCGGCTACGTCATCGCGGCGGCGCTGTGCATGATCGCCTTCGCCTTCCTCATCGTGCTCTTCCCGCTCGGCTGGCGCGGCTTGCTTCGCTGGGCTCCTGCGCTTGCGCCGCTGAGCGGCGTCGTGGGTTTCAGCCGGATCGCGCTGGCCTCTCTGATCATCATGTCGGCGCTGGCCATCGCCCATCGCCTGCTTCCTGCCGGGCGCATGAGCTGGCCGGCGCTCTGGCCGGGAATCTCCTTCACGCTGGCCTTCTGGCTTTTCGGCGGCCTTATCTTCGGCGCCTATCTCGATTCCTTCGCCGGCGCCTATGTCACCACCTATGCCGGCCTCGCCACGGCGATGATCGCGCTGGTCTTCCTTTACGTGCTGTCGGCGATATTCCTGCTCGGCGCGGAGCTCAACGGCGCCATCGAGGACGAGATGAAGCCAAGGCCGCCCTTGCGCGAGTCGCTCTCGACCTTCTGA